From one Amycolatopsis sp. FDAARGOS 1241 genomic stretch:
- a CDS encoding MFS transporter — translation MSEVATNAPASVAGSAYTRRERALIIAAAVSGWGMEYFDLVILSLVAGDVGKTFGVSTAAVGAVFTAQLAATAVGGVLFGPLADRFGRRRVLTWTIWIFAIGTGLGALAPNFGLFVVCRMIAGIGIGGEWAIGFALLNEAWSPKRRGLAGGAVQAAIWPAYAIGIFVAGAVPNWRWAFAIGALPALAAIAIRLACPESKQWLELQRVRAEGGTTAAREPATAGLALLFRKNALKMVVLGTIVVFGAQYSYYVYSSWMPTFLKTGLHLGSGPTQTVLYVSAAISLVSYVAAGAAGDAWGRRKALLAFASVQLVAFIAFAVLIATGASTGAVIAMYFVISFGLGYFAVFGTWFGELFATPIRATGSSFCYSVGRGIASFGPGVVGLLAARYGLGGGISTGLFAVALMMITALFLADRSGRAITSVE, via the coding sequence ATGTCCGAAGTGGCGACCAACGCGCCGGCCAGCGTGGCCGGGTCCGCCTATACCCGCAGAGAGCGGGCACTGATCATCGCGGCCGCGGTCAGCGGCTGGGGGATGGAGTACTTCGACCTGGTGATCCTGTCCCTCGTGGCCGGGGACGTGGGCAAGACGTTCGGGGTCTCGACGGCCGCGGTGGGCGCGGTGTTCACGGCCCAGCTCGCGGCCACGGCCGTCGGCGGCGTGCTGTTCGGCCCGCTCGCCGACCGCTTCGGCCGGCGCCGCGTGCTCACGTGGACGATCTGGATCTTCGCGATCGGCACCGGGCTCGGGGCGCTCGCGCCGAACTTCGGCCTGTTCGTGGTGTGCCGGATGATCGCCGGGATCGGCATCGGCGGCGAGTGGGCCATCGGGTTCGCCCTCCTCAACGAGGCGTGGTCGCCCAAGCGCCGCGGCCTGGCGGGCGGCGCGGTGCAGGCCGCGATTTGGCCGGCGTACGCCATCGGCATCTTCGTTGCGGGCGCGGTCCCGAACTGGCGCTGGGCGTTCGCCATCGGTGCGCTGCCTGCCCTCGCGGCGATCGCGATCCGGCTCGCGTGCCCGGAGTCGAAGCAGTGGCTGGAGCTGCAGCGGGTGCGCGCCGAAGGCGGCACCACCGCGGCCCGCGAACCCGCCACCGCCGGGCTCGCCCTGCTGTTCCGGAAGAACGCACTGAAGATGGTCGTGCTCGGCACGATCGTGGTGTTCGGGGCGCAGTACTCGTACTACGTCTACTCGTCCTGGATGCCGACGTTCCTCAAGACCGGCCTGCACCTGGGCTCGGGCCCGACGCAGACGGTGCTCTACGTCAGCGCCGCCATCTCGCTCGTCTCCTACGTCGCCGCCGGTGCGGCGGGCGACGCGTGGGGCCGGCGCAAGGCGCTGCTGGCCTTCGCGTCGGTGCAGCTGGTCGCGTTCATCGCGTTCGCCGTGCTGATCGCCACGGGCGCCTCGACCGGGGCCGTGATCGCGATGTACTTCGTGATCTCCTTCGGCCTGGGTTACTTCGCGGTGTTCGGCACGTGGTTCGGCGAGCTGTTCGCGACGCCGATCCGCGCCACGGGCTCGAGCTTCTGCTACTCGGTGGGCCGCGGTATCGCGAGCTTCGGCCCGGGCGTCGTGGGCCTGCTCGCCGCCCGCTACGGCCTCGGCGGCGGCATCTCGACCGGGTTGTTCGCCGTCGCGCTGATGATGATCACCGCGCTGTTCCTGGCCGACCGCTCCGGCCGTGCCATCACCTCGGTCGAATGA
- a CDS encoding STAS domain-containing protein: MTLRSVFLDGELILTVDGVLDGGVARDYRRVTEDAFSHGARRVVVDLTRTTAVDGSGSALLAATAATCISRDVHFILAVPGGVEAEVTDPEQVGLTLGGVETWRDAG; encoded by the coding sequence ATGACTCTGCGCAGTGTTTTTCTCGACGGCGAACTGATCCTCACCGTCGACGGTGTGCTCGACGGCGGCGTCGCCCGCGACTACCGCCGCGTGACGGAAGATGCGTTCTCCCACGGCGCGAGGCGCGTCGTGGTGGACCTCACGCGTACCACCGCGGTCGACGGCAGCGGCTCCGCGCTCCTGGCCGCGACGGCGGCCACGTGCATCTCCCGCGACGTGCACTTCATCCTCGCGGTGCCCGGCGGCGTCGAAGCCGAAGTCACGGATCCCGAGCAGGTCGGCCTGACCCTGGGCGGCGTCGAAACCTGGCGCGACGCCGGCTAA
- a CDS encoding protease inhibitor I42 family protein — translation MHVLTIDDDGLELALEPGDEIVLRLPENAGTGYLWMIEPLGSAVHVRQESLDPALTRAGATGAHVFVLHADEPGETVVRAREARPWAPDAVTRRFSVTVRVG, via the coding sequence ATGCACGTGCTGACGATCGACGACGACGGCCTGGAGCTCGCGCTCGAGCCCGGCGACGAAATCGTGCTGCGCCTGCCGGAGAACGCCGGAACCGGTTACCTGTGGATGATCGAGCCGCTCGGCTCCGCCGTCCACGTGCGGCAGGAGTCGCTGGACCCGGCGCTGACCCGTGCCGGCGCGACCGGCGCGCACGTCTTCGTCCTGCACGCCGACGAACCGGGGGAGACGGTGGTCCGGGCGCGGGAGGCCCGGCCGTGGGCGCCGGACGCGGTGACGCGGCGGTTCAGCGTGACGGTGCGGGTCGGTTAG
- a CDS encoding PAS domain-containing sensor histidine kinase — protein sequence MESPHALLELILDAVPQPVWVVDHAGHIVFANPAAVAVLGYDDLAELKGKPSHETVHHHRPDGSVYPAAECPLLRPRMTGETVRCDDDWFFRRDGSMFPISWRSAPLALPDGRGAVVAFVDTTERRAAEQVVRERDAAEIRAAESRATGRRIMESATAARRQLARDLHDGAQQQLVSVLLELRLVREELGTDPARALRLLEEATEHTQTAIDELRELASGIHPAILASRGLVSALKALAARCPLPVLVTGAVEVELADEVEACAYFLVAEALTNAVKHSHASRVMVTVTAREPLLTVEVHDDGIGGAAPSGSGSGLAGLADRVDALDGQLTLDSPVGGPTVVVAEFPL from the coding sequence GTGGAGTCTCCTCACGCTCTGCTCGAGCTGATCCTGGACGCGGTGCCCCAGCCGGTGTGGGTGGTCGACCACGCGGGCCATATCGTCTTCGCCAATCCGGCAGCGGTGGCCGTGCTCGGCTACGACGACCTGGCCGAGCTGAAGGGCAAGCCGAGCCACGAGACGGTGCACCACCACCGCCCCGACGGGTCGGTGTACCCCGCGGCGGAGTGCCCGCTGCTGCGGCCGCGGATGACCGGCGAGACCGTCCGGTGCGACGATGACTGGTTCTTCCGGCGCGACGGCTCGATGTTCCCGATCTCATGGCGGTCGGCGCCGCTGGCACTGCCGGACGGCCGGGGCGCGGTGGTCGCGTTCGTGGACACGACCGAACGGCGGGCGGCCGAGCAGGTGGTGCGGGAGCGCGACGCGGCCGAGATCCGCGCGGCCGAGTCGCGGGCCACCGGGCGCCGCATCATGGAGAGCGCCACCGCGGCCCGGCGGCAGCTGGCGAGAGACCTGCACGACGGTGCGCAGCAGCAGCTCGTCAGCGTGCTCCTCGAGCTGCGGCTCGTGCGCGAAGAACTCGGCACCGACCCGGCGCGGGCCCTGCGGCTGCTCGAGGAGGCCACCGAGCACACGCAGACGGCGATCGACGAGCTGCGCGAGCTCGCCTCCGGCATCCACCCGGCGATCCTCGCCTCGCGCGGACTCGTCTCCGCGCTCAAGGCCCTCGCCGCGAGGTGCCCCTTGCCGGTGCTCGTGACCGGCGCGGTCGAGGTCGAACTCGCCGACGAGGTCGAGGCGTGCGCGTACTTCCTCGTGGCCGAAGCACTCACCAACGCGGTGAAGCACTCCCACGCGTCCCGCGTCATGGTCACGGTGACGGCCCGCGAACCGCTGCTGACCGTCGAGGTCCACGACGACGGTATCGGCGGCGCGGCCCCCAGCGGCTCCGGCTCCGGCCTCGCCGGCCTCGCCGACCGCGTCGACGCTCTTGACGGCCAGCTCACCCTCGATTCCCCCGTCGGCGGCCCGACCGTGGTGGTGGCGGAGTTCCCGCTGTGA
- a CDS encoding NADPH:quinone reductase produces the protein MRAVTYSRHGGPEVLSVVERDLVEPGAGEVRVRVVVSAVNPTDWKQRRGPGELTGPAVPNQDGAGVVDAVGPGVTEVAVGDRVWVILAAAHSPASGTAQEYTVLPASRVVRLPDDVGFDEGAAFAIPALTAHRALTVAEDGPARLGPAALAGRTVLVTGGAGAVGNAAIQLARWAGATVLTTVSTDEKAALARAAGADQVLSYTAADPATEIKALAPEGVDLVVEVAAGVNAGLHLEVLRPRGTVAAYGDDRGTGTLTLDFRRHLWLNTRYQFLVLYTVGLDKLRAGAEDVTAALRAGALRLGDSRGLPVHRFPLAETARAHEASEQGITGKVLIDVTPAS, from the coding sequence ATGAGAGCTGTCACGTACTCCCGCCACGGCGGGCCCGAAGTGTTGTCGGTCGTGGAGCGGGACCTCGTGGAGCCGGGGGCGGGCGAGGTGCGGGTGCGCGTCGTCGTGTCGGCGGTGAACCCCACGGACTGGAAGCAGCGGCGCGGACCGGGCGAACTCACCGGGCCGGCGGTACCCAACCAGGACGGCGCGGGCGTGGTGGACGCGGTCGGGCCGGGCGTCACGGAAGTTGCCGTGGGCGACCGCGTGTGGGTCATCCTGGCGGCCGCGCACTCGCCGGCGTCCGGGACCGCGCAGGAGTACACCGTGCTTCCGGCCTCGCGCGTCGTGCGCCTGCCCGACGACGTCGGCTTCGACGAAGGCGCCGCGTTCGCCATCCCGGCGCTGACCGCGCACCGCGCCCTGACCGTCGCCGAAGACGGGCCGGCGAGGCTCGGGCCGGCTGCCCTCGCGGGCCGCACCGTGCTCGTGACCGGCGGCGCCGGCGCGGTCGGCAACGCCGCCATCCAGCTCGCCCGCTGGGCCGGCGCCACGGTGCTCACCACCGTCTCCACCGACGAGAAGGCCGCGCTCGCCCGCGCGGCCGGGGCAGACCAGGTGCTGAGCTACACCGCGGCCGATCCGGCCACCGAGATCAAGGCATTGGCGCCCGAAGGCGTCGACCTCGTCGTCGAGGTCGCCGCCGGCGTCAACGCGGGCCTGCACCTCGAGGTCCTGCGCCCCCGCGGCACCGTCGCGGCCTACGGCGACGACCGCGGCACGGGCACCCTCACGCTCGACTTCCGGCGGCACCTGTGGCTCAACACGCGGTACCAGTTCCTGGTCCTGTACACGGTCGGGCTGGACAAGCTGCGGGCCGGCGCCGAGGACGTCACCGCGGCACTGCGCGCGGGCGCCCTGCGGCTGGGCGATTCGCGGGGGTTGCCGGTGCACCGGTTCCCGCTGGCCGAGACGGCTCGCGCGCACGAGGCGTCGGAGCAGGGGATCACCGGCAAGGTGCTGATCGACGTGACCCCGGCCTCCTGA
- a CDS encoding DoxX family protein, which yields MNRLDAIRDHAIGLFRIVIGLLFACHGVKTIFGLLGAHAPAAVGQWPGWWAALIKLVGGTLVFLGIGTRGAALIGSGSMAFAYFTVHAPNSLWPIQNGGEQAALFSWTLLVLAFTGPGRFSFGGALSARRAGRAEEGPRAPVRG from the coding sequence ATGAACCGGCTGGACGCGATCCGCGACCACGCGATCGGGCTCTTCCGCATCGTCATCGGCCTCCTCTTCGCGTGCCACGGCGTGAAGACGATCTTCGGCCTCCTCGGCGCCCACGCACCGGCGGCCGTGGGGCAGTGGCCGGGGTGGTGGGCCGCGCTCATCAAGCTCGTGGGCGGCACGCTCGTGTTCCTGGGCATCGGCACGCGGGGCGCGGCGCTGATCGGCTCGGGCTCGATGGCGTTCGCCTACTTCACCGTGCATGCGCCGAACAGCCTGTGGCCCATCCAGAACGGCGGCGAGCAGGCCGCGTTGTTCTCCTGGACGTTGCTGGTCCTCGCCTTCACCGGGCCGGGCCGGTTCTCCTTCGGCGGGGCACTGAGCGCGCGCCGCGCGGGCCGGGCAGAGGAAGGCCCCCGCGCACCCGTACGGGGGTGA
- the groL gene encoding chaperonin GroEL (60 kDa chaperone family; promotes refolding of misfolded polypeptides especially under stressful conditions; forms two stacked rings of heptamers to form a barrel-shaped 14mer; ends can be capped by GroES; misfolded proteins enter the barrel where they are refolded when GroES binds): MAKELRFGSEARDLLVAGVDKLAEAVKSTLGPKGRNVIIEKITGSPVVTNDGVTIAREVHLRDQFENMGAQLVKEAAIKTNDVVGDGTTTATVLAQAIVGEGMKAIAHGGNPVLVKRGIDQAVGRLVEHLETMAHPVKSEVDYARVAAISANDDGAVGTVIAKALHTVGETGVVTIEESPRIGMSVEFVEGFEFDNGYVSPYLVTDPGRLEAVLDDPYILMCAEKITNVQQLMPVLDKVMRNPRPLVLIAENVEGTALSMLVHNHVNRTFQAVAVRAPGFGDRRLHKLEDLAAVVGGAVLSKHSGFSLETMKLEHLGRAKQVRVTENTTQIVGGAGSTDDIEFRVNQLRAELARAQFGVDEDVLTERIGALTGKVAVIRVGAATPAELKELQHRVEDALSATRAAIAEGVVAGGGATLLHAEKVLAGLDLEGDYAIGADIVRRALSAPAMLIASNAGYAASEIVAQTRKLSDDEGFDALHGRFGDLVEMGIIDPLRVCRSALQNGASVAGLLLTTNSLIAEEQTPWGGSPALMTEFGPLDEGLHQPSPDASTPQSLGMGPSVA; the protein is encoded by the coding sequence ATGGCCAAGGAACTTCGCTTCGGCTCGGAAGCCCGCGACCTGCTGGTGGCCGGGGTGGACAAACTGGCGGAAGCCGTGAAGTCGACGCTGGGTCCCAAGGGGCGCAACGTCATCATCGAGAAGATCACCGGCTCGCCGGTGGTCACCAACGACGGCGTGACGATCGCGCGTGAGGTGCACCTGCGTGACCAGTTCGAGAACATGGGCGCCCAGCTGGTGAAGGAAGCCGCGATCAAGACCAACGACGTCGTCGGCGACGGCACCACGACGGCCACGGTGCTCGCGCAGGCGATCGTCGGCGAAGGCATGAAGGCGATCGCCCACGGGGGCAACCCGGTGCTCGTCAAGCGCGGCATCGACCAGGCCGTGGGGCGGCTCGTGGAGCACCTGGAGACCATGGCGCACCCGGTGAAGTCCGAAGTGGACTACGCCAGGGTGGCCGCGATCTCCGCGAACGACGACGGTGCCGTCGGCACGGTGATCGCCAAGGCGCTGCACACGGTGGGAGAGACCGGGGTGGTGACGATCGAGGAGTCGCCGCGCATCGGCATGTCGGTGGAATTCGTGGAGGGCTTCGAGTTCGACAACGGGTACGTGTCGCCGTACCTGGTGACGGATCCCGGCCGCCTGGAAGCGGTGCTCGACGACCCGTACATCCTCATGTGCGCCGAGAAGATCACGAACGTCCAGCAGCTGATGCCCGTGCTGGACAAGGTGATGCGCAATCCGCGCCCGCTCGTGCTGATCGCGGAGAACGTGGAGGGCACGGCGCTGAGCATGCTGGTGCACAACCACGTGAACCGCACGTTCCAGGCCGTCGCGGTACGGGCGCCGGGCTTCGGTGACCGGCGGCTGCACAAGCTGGAGGACCTCGCGGCGGTCGTCGGCGGAGCTGTGCTGTCGAAGCACTCGGGCTTCTCGCTGGAGACGATGAAGCTCGAGCACCTCGGGCGCGCCAAGCAGGTGCGGGTCACGGAGAACACGACGCAGATCGTCGGGGGAGCGGGCTCCACCGACGACATCGAGTTCCGCGTGAACCAGCTGCGCGCGGAGCTGGCGCGAGCGCAGTTCGGTGTCGACGAGGACGTGCTGACCGAGCGGATCGGCGCACTGACCGGGAAGGTGGCCGTGATCCGGGTCGGCGCGGCGACGCCGGCCGAGCTCAAGGAGCTGCAGCACCGCGTGGAGGACGCGCTGTCGGCCACGCGGGCCGCGATCGCCGAAGGCGTCGTCGCCGGCGGCGGCGCAACACTGCTGCACGCCGAAAAGGTGCTGGCAGGCCTCGATCTCGAAGGCGACTACGCGATCGGCGCCGACATCGTGCGGCGGGCGCTGAGCGCGCCGGCGATGCTGATCGCCAGCAACGCGGGCTACGCGGCGTCGGAGATCGTGGCGCAGACGAGGAAGCTCAGCGACGACGAGGGCTTCGACGCGCTGCACGGGCGTTTCGGCGACCTGGTCGAGATGGGCATCATCGACCCGCTGCGCGTGTGCCGCTCGGCGCTGCAGAACGGCGCTTCGGTGGCGGGCCTGCTGCTCACCACCAACTCGCTGATCGCCGAGGAGCAGACGCCGTGGGGTGGCAGCCCGGCGCTGATGACGGAGTTCGGGCCGCTGGACGAAGGCCTGCACCAGCCGTCGCCGGACGCCAGCACCCCGCAGTCGCTCGGGATGGGCCCGAGCGTCGCCTGA
- a CDS encoding NAD(P)-dependent alcohol dehydrogenase, with amino-acid sequence MRAVRLHSYHQQPVLEEVPEPKATGPLDVVVKIGGAGVCRTDLHIVEGQWAEKSGVALPYTIGHENAGWVHEVGSAVTNVAVGDTVILHPTPTCGLCHACRAGNDMHCENNAFPGIDTDGGMAEYLLTSARACIKLDPGTRPEDVAALADAGITAYHAVRKAVPLLPPGTVCVVNGAGGLGHIGIQSLRALTATTVIVVDRNADALKLAAELGADHTVLADGGQVGAVLDLTGGHGAEVVLDFVAEQGAQQDAFAMTRRNGSHFVIGYGSNIDIPTIDIISTERNIVGNLVGTYNDLVELMVLAQAGKVTLHTRQYPLDAALDALADLDAGRVRGRAILVP; translated from the coding sequence ATGAGGGCCGTCCGGTTGCACTCCTACCACCAGCAGCCCGTGCTCGAGGAGGTGCCGGAGCCGAAGGCGACCGGACCGCTGGACGTCGTCGTGAAGATCGGCGGGGCCGGCGTGTGCCGCACGGACCTGCACATCGTCGAGGGCCAGTGGGCCGAGAAGTCCGGCGTCGCCCTGCCTTACACGATCGGGCACGAGAACGCCGGCTGGGTGCACGAGGTCGGCTCCGCGGTGACCAACGTGGCCGTGGGCGACACCGTGATCCTGCACCCGACGCCGACGTGCGGGCTGTGCCACGCCTGCCGCGCCGGCAACGACATGCACTGCGAGAACAACGCCTTCCCCGGCATCGACACCGACGGCGGCATGGCAGAGTACCTGCTCACCTCCGCGCGGGCGTGCATCAAGCTCGACCCGGGCACGCGGCCCGAGGACGTCGCGGCGCTGGCCGACGCCGGCATCACGGCCTACCACGCGGTGCGCAAGGCCGTGCCGCTGTTGCCACCCGGCACGGTGTGCGTGGTCAACGGCGCGGGCGGGCTGGGGCACATCGGCATCCAGTCGCTGCGCGCGCTGACCGCGACGACCGTCATCGTGGTGGACCGCAACGCCGACGCGCTCAAGCTGGCGGCGGAGCTGGGTGCCGACCACACGGTGCTGGCCGACGGCGGCCAGGTCGGCGCCGTGCTCGACCTGACCGGTGGCCACGGCGCCGAGGTCGTGCTCGACTTCGTCGCCGAGCAGGGCGCGCAGCAGGACGCGTTCGCGATGACGCGCCGCAACGGCTCGCACTTCGTGATCGGCTACGGCAGCAACATCGACATCCCGACCATCGACATCATCTCCACCGAACGCAACATCGTGGGCAACCTCGTGGGCACCTACAACGACCTCGTGGAGCTGATGGTGCTCGCCCAGGCGGGCAAGGTCACCCTGCACACGCGGCAGTACCCGCTCGACGCGGCGCTCGACGCGCTGGCCGACCTCGACGCCGGCCGGGTCCGGGGCCGAGCGATCCTCGTCCCCTGA
- a CDS encoding iron-sulfur cluster assembly protein yields MTAPGSAGARTDQAAAITAAVWSALGTVRDPELDAPLTDLGFVASHAVDPDGEAVVELCLPTYFCAPNFAFLMVADAYDAVSAVPEVTRTVVRLKDHFAADVINHGVAARAGFVESFGREAANELDDLRADFIRKAVLAGTDRVCRGLVSAGVDRERLAELTLGDAPEGPDRERLRGRRRELGLPSEDADPLVLDPGTGEAVSPADLRRHLGLARVTRVSQDANSGVCRGMLRARYPEMGETEETS; encoded by the coding sequence GTGACGGCGCCCGGTTCCGCCGGCGCGCGCACCGACCAGGCCGCCGCGATCACCGCGGCGGTCTGGTCGGCGCTGGGGACCGTGCGCGACCCCGAGCTCGACGCACCGCTCACCGACCTGGGTTTCGTGGCTTCGCACGCCGTGGACCCGGACGGCGAAGCGGTCGTCGAGCTGTGCTTGCCGACGTACTTCTGCGCGCCGAACTTCGCCTTCCTGATGGTGGCCGACGCCTACGACGCGGTGTCGGCGGTGCCGGAGGTGACGCGGACCGTGGTGCGGTTGAAGGACCACTTCGCGGCCGACGTGATCAACCACGGCGTCGCGGCGCGTGCCGGGTTCGTCGAATCCTTCGGCCGCGAGGCGGCCAACGAACTCGACGACCTGCGTGCGGACTTCATCCGCAAGGCCGTGCTCGCCGGTACCGACCGCGTGTGCCGCGGGCTGGTGTCGGCGGGCGTGGACCGCGAACGGCTCGCGGAGCTCACGCTCGGTGACGCGCCGGAGGGCCCGGACCGCGAGCGGCTGCGGGGGCGCCGCCGTGAGCTCGGCCTGCCCAGCGAAGACGCCGACCCGCTGGTGCTCGACCCGGGCACCGGTGAAGCCGTCTCGCCGGCGGACCTCCGCCGGCACCTGGGGCTGGCCCGCGTGACTCGGGTGAGCCAGGACGCGAACTCGGGGGTGTGCCGCGGGATGCTGCGCGCCCGGTACCCGGAGATGGGCGAAACGGAGGAGACGTCATGA
- a CDS encoding amidohydrolase family protein translates to MYEKDGEKYFVVDGHTHFWDASPANWVPGQEEYAKGWIECFHAYQGLGPKETHWPIEKFQKYDEETMMHDLFDAGHVDIAIFQPTSLRQWYKEGFNTTEVNGALAEKYPGRFIVNTNWDPRDGEPGLQAFEARVKRWGCKGVKLYTAEWHGDSRGWSLRDPEAAYYLEKCQELGVKNIHVHKGPTIWPLDKDAFDVRDVDYAATNFPDLNFIVEHVGLPRIEDFCFMATQEPNVYAGLSVVIGGLMHARPRFFAKVMGELLFWVGEDKMIFGADYAIWEPKWQVEGFVDWQMPDGEEFSDYGKLTVETKKKILGLNAARLYDIEVPEGLGLEKPKTVEAVGVPSP, encoded by the coding sequence GTGTACGAAAAGGACGGCGAGAAGTACTTCGTGGTCGACGGGCACACCCACTTCTGGGACGCCAGCCCGGCCAACTGGGTACCGGGACAGGAGGAGTACGCGAAGGGCTGGATCGAGTGCTTCCACGCCTACCAGGGCCTGGGACCGAAGGAGACTCACTGGCCCATCGAGAAGTTCCAGAAGTACGACGAAGAGACGATGATGCACGACCTGTTCGACGCGGGTCACGTGGACATCGCCATCTTCCAGCCCACCAGCCTCCGGCAGTGGTACAAGGAAGGCTTCAACACGACGGAGGTCAACGGCGCGCTCGCGGAGAAGTACCCGGGCCGGTTCATCGTCAACACGAACTGGGACCCGCGTGACGGCGAGCCCGGTCTGCAGGCGTTCGAGGCGCGGGTGAAGCGCTGGGGCTGCAAGGGCGTGAAGCTCTACACCGCCGAGTGGCACGGCGACTCGCGCGGCTGGAGCCTGCGGGACCCGGAGGCCGCGTACTACCTGGAGAAGTGCCAGGAACTGGGCGTGAAGAACATCCACGTCCACAAGGGACCGACGATCTGGCCCCTGGACAAGGACGCGTTCGACGTGCGGGACGTGGACTACGCGGCCACGAACTTCCCGGACCTCAACTTCATCGTCGAGCACGTCGGCCTGCCGCGGATCGAGGACTTCTGCTTCATGGCGACGCAGGAGCCCAACGTCTACGCGGGCCTGTCCGTGGTCATCGGCGGGCTGATGCACGCGCGGCCGCGCTTCTTCGCGAAGGTCATGGGAGAGCTGCTGTTCTGGGTCGGTGAGGACAAGATGATCTTCGGCGCCGACTACGCCATCTGGGAACCGAAGTGGCAGGTGGAGGGTTTCGTCGACTGGCAGATGCCCGATGGCGAGGAGTTCTCGGACTACGGGAAGCTGACGGTCGAGACCAAGAAGAAGATCCTCGGGCTGAACGCGGCCAGGCTCTACGACATCGAGGTGCCGGAAGGGCTGGGGCTGGAGAAGCCCAAGACCGTCGAGGCCGTCGGGGTCCCGTCGCCGTGA
- the mimD gene encoding propane 2-monooxygenase effector subunit MimD, whose product MTIFKTAESPYKSDNTASNRCGFTLMNNQVGVIVAEVMARLDNVTVTPLPSMIRVDAVGRMDVVYSDIDEAAGEEEGWFNSAEFEESMSTHYGRMVHLDDRTIMFANPEDAAEYLDFDLVARS is encoded by the coding sequence GTGACCATCTTCAAGACGGCGGAAAGCCCGTACAAGTCCGACAACACCGCGTCGAACCGGTGCGGTTTCACCCTGATGAACAACCAGGTCGGCGTGATCGTCGCCGAGGTGATGGCGCGGCTGGACAACGTGACCGTGACTCCGTTGCCCTCGATGATCCGCGTCGACGCCGTGGGCCGCATGGACGTCGTGTACTCCGACATCGACGAAGCCGCCGGCGAAGAGGAGGGCTGGTTCAACTCGGCGGAGTTCGAGGAGAGCATGTCGACCCACTACGGCCGCATGGTCCACCTCGACGACCGCACCATCATGTTCGCCAATCCCGAGGACGCAGCCGAATACCTCGACTTCGACCTCGTGGCCCGGTCGTAG